From one Nocardioides yefusunii genomic stretch:
- a CDS encoding DUF2470 domain-containing protein, whose protein sequence is MTTPAQPARFDDAVVTGVISHMNGDHLEDSLDIVRAYGQPDATAASMTDLDTVEGVWTAVVDGADVEVRVPWPGSPLTERPQLRVAVVELHTAAREKLGLPPVAPH, encoded by the coding sequence ATGACCACTCCTGCTCAGCCCGCACGTTTCGACGACGCTGTCGTGACCGGTGTCATCAGCCACATGAACGGCGACCACCTCGAGGACTCCCTCGACATCGTCCGCGCCTACGGCCAGCCCGACGCCACTGCCGCCTCGATGACCGACCTCGACACCGTCGAGGGTGTCTGGACGGCCGTCGTCGACGGTGCCGACGTCGAGGTCCGCGTCCCGTGGCCCGGCTCGCCGCTCACCGAGCGTCCCCAGCTCCGCGTCGCCGTCGTCGAGCTGCACACCGCGGCCCGCGAGAAGCTCGGCCTGCCGCCGGTCGCTCCGCACTGA
- a CDS encoding HAD family hydrolase, with the protein MTSPVVAGSVVAGAVVVVASDLDRTLIFSRRSGGHTGVAVKDVETYRDAPISFVTPRAHDDLAALAASGRFVPVTTRTVEQYRRIRLPGPTPPLALCANGGRLLVDGVEDEAWSRRASSSASSSGEPFGAVWEWFAAACLDAAGEPHAFVSSFRAVEDLFVYAVAHEAWPQSWIDEVGARVLQAGWSFSVQGRKVYAVPSGLSKGAGVTALRELRPDVFGDGSGTATLVTAGDSWLDRTLLEVGDVAWTPRGSELHRAGFSLATLRVTAEEGFAAGEELASAFASAVCGLRS; encoded by the coding sequence GTGACGTCTCCCGTCGTGGCTGGGTCCGTGGTGGCTGGGGCCGTGGTGGTCGTCGCCTCCGACCTGGACCGGACGCTGATCTTCTCGCGCCGCTCCGGAGGCCACACCGGGGTGGCGGTGAAGGACGTGGAGACCTACCGCGACGCCCCGATCTCGTTCGTGACCCCGCGCGCCCATGACGACCTCGCCGCGCTCGCCGCATCGGGCCGGTTCGTGCCCGTCACCACCCGCACCGTCGAGCAGTACCGACGGATCCGGCTGCCCGGCCCCACCCCGCCGCTGGCCCTCTGCGCCAACGGCGGCCGCCTGCTGGTGGACGGGGTCGAGGACGAGGCGTGGAGCCGTCGCGCGTCGTCGTCGGCGTCGTCGTCGGGGGAACCGTTCGGCGCGGTGTGGGAGTGGTTCGCAGCGGCCTGCCTCGACGCCGCGGGGGAACCCCACGCCTTCGTCTCCAGTTTCCGCGCGGTGGAGGACCTCTTCGTCTACGCCGTCGCGCACGAGGCGTGGCCGCAGAGTTGGATCGACGAGGTCGGTGCTCGCGTGCTGCAGGCCGGCTGGTCGTTCTCGGTGCAGGGACGCAAGGTGTACGCCGTCCCGTCCGGTCTCTCGAAGGGAGCCGGGGTGACAGCCCTGCGTGAGCTGCGCCCGGACGTCTTCGGCGACGGCTCCGGGACGGCGACGCTGGTCACCGCGGGGGACTCCTGGCTGGACCGGACGCTGCTCGAGGTCGGGGACGTGGCGTGGACGCCGCGTGGTTCGGAACTGCACCGAGCCGGCTTCTCCCTCGCCACACTGCGGGTCACGGCCGAGGAGGGTTTCGCTGCGGGTGAGGAACTGGCGTCCGCCTTCGCGTCTGCGGTGTGCGGGCTCCGCTCCTGA
- a CDS encoding DUF475 domain-containing protein encodes MIFKTFGWSFAVTVVGLVAAFLYGGPTAIAIATILIILEVSLSFDNAVVNARVLTKMSHAWRKIFLTVGIVIAVFGMRLLFPLVVVGVTAKMNPIDAWSLAMEKGDPDVPGTYGYILNEAHPSIAAFGGMFLLMIFLNFFFEQGKEHHWFGPVERFMEKFGVLDGAAVIVALATLLGFGLTFADHTRDVLVYGVIGILTYLLVNGMGELFNAEPEGDEEIEGSTGELILATGKAAFFMFMYLEVLDASFSFDGVIGAFAITSDPVIIAIGLGVGAMYVRSLTIYLVNKGTLNDYVYLEHGAHWAIGALAVLLLFTIGHHIPEVVTGLIGVGFIAAAFGWSVRHNKLHRDDEVSSEPEPELAGV; translated from the coding sequence ATGATCTTCAAGACCTTCGGCTGGTCCTTCGCCGTCACGGTGGTCGGCCTCGTCGCCGCCTTCCTGTACGGCGGCCCCACCGCGATCGCGATCGCGACGATCCTCATCATCCTCGAGGTGTCGCTGTCGTTCGACAACGCAGTGGTCAACGCCCGCGTGCTGACCAAGATGTCGCACGCCTGGCGCAAGATCTTCCTCACCGTCGGCATCGTGATCGCCGTCTTCGGCATGCGACTGCTGTTCCCGCTGGTCGTCGTCGGTGTCACCGCCAAGATGAACCCGATCGACGCGTGGAGCCTGGCCATGGAGAAGGGCGACCCCGACGTCCCCGGAACCTACGGCTACATCCTCAACGAGGCGCACCCCTCGATCGCCGCGTTCGGCGGCATGTTCCTGCTGATGATCTTCCTGAACTTCTTCTTCGAGCAGGGCAAGGAGCACCACTGGTTCGGCCCGGTCGAGCGCTTCATGGAGAAGTTCGGCGTCCTCGACGGCGCTGCCGTCATCGTCGCCCTGGCGACGCTGCTGGGCTTCGGCCTGACGTTCGCCGACCACACCCGCGACGTCCTCGTCTACGGCGTCATCGGCATCCTCACCTACCTGCTGGTCAACGGCATGGGCGAGCTCTTCAACGCCGAGCCCGAGGGCGACGAGGAGATCGAGGGCTCCACCGGCGAGCTGATCCTGGCCACCGGCAAGGCCGCGTTCTTCATGTTCATGTACCTCGAGGTCCTCGACGCGTCGTTCTCGTTCGACGGCGTGATCGGTGCCTTCGCGATCACCTCCGACCCGGTGATCATCGCCATCGGTCTCGGTGTCGGTGCCATGTACGTGCGTTCGCTGACGATCTACCTCGTCAACAAGGGCACGCTCAACGACTACGTGTACCTGGAGCACGGCGCGCACTGGGCCATCGGCGCCCTGGCCGTCCTGCTGCTCTTCACGATCGGGCACCACATCCCCGAGGTCGTCACCGGCCTGATCGGCGTCGGTTTCATCGCCGCCGCGTTCGGGTGGAGCGTGCGCCACAACAAGCTGCACCGCGACGACGAGGTCTCCTCGGAGCCCGAGCCCGAGCTCGCCGGAGTCTGA
- a CDS encoding 2-phosphosulfolactate phosphatase: METPLGPGRSAVPSPGDPAHTQSGHRVRFEWGGQGAATVKADVAVVVDVLSFTTSLTVAVERGIEVFPFEWRDSRGTEHALRHGASLAVSRIEAKADARHVSISPTAINQMEGIERLVLTSPTGAKVAFSLIDSKTKVVAASLRNADAVADHVVRVADALGRKRSVVVIAAGEQWPDGTLRPGVEDLWGAGAVIAGLVERGLDDLSVEARTALAAYLGVEDGIPDAMHQSVSGKELIERGFSVDVDLAAQVNVSTVVPVLRGESFVQAPQY, translated from the coding sequence ATGGAGACCCCCCTCGGACCCGGTCGTTCAGCGGTGCCCTCTCCCGGGGACCCGGCGCACACCCAGTCCGGCCACCGGGTGCGTTTCGAGTGGGGCGGCCAGGGCGCTGCGACGGTGAAGGCGGACGTGGCCGTCGTCGTCGACGTGCTCTCGTTCACGACGTCGTTGACCGTCGCGGTCGAGCGCGGCATCGAGGTGTTTCCCTTCGAGTGGCGTGACTCCCGCGGCACCGAGCACGCCCTGCGCCACGGCGCGTCGCTGGCGGTGAGCCGGATCGAGGCGAAGGCCGACGCCCGCCACGTCTCGATCTCCCCGACCGCGATCAACCAGATGGAGGGCATCGAACGTCTGGTGCTGACCAGCCCGACGGGCGCCAAGGTCGCGTTCTCGTTGATCGACTCCAAGACCAAGGTGGTCGCGGCGAGCCTGCGCAACGCCGACGCGGTCGCCGACCACGTCGTGCGGGTCGCGGACGCGTTGGGACGCAAGCGTTCGGTGGTCGTGATCGCTGCCGGTGAGCAGTGGCCCGACGGCACACTGCGGCCCGGCGTCGAGGACCTGTGGGGTGCGGGCGCGGTGATCGCAGGTCTGGTGGAGCGTGGTCTCGACGACCTCTCGGTGGAGGCGCGCACTGCGCTGGCCGCCTACCTGGGCGTCGAGGACGGCATTCCGGACGCGATGCACCAGAGCGTCTCGGGCAAGGAACTGATCGAGCGCGGGTTCTCCGTCGACGTCGATCTCGCGGCGCAGGTCAACGTCTCCACCGTGGTGCCGGTGCTGCGCGGGGAGTCGTTCGTCCAGGCGCCCCAGTACTGA
- a CDS encoding TerD family protein — MAVSLSKGGNVSLTKEAGADGLRRVSVGLGWDVRTTTGVDFDLDASALVCGENGRVVNDEHFVFYNNLQTPDGLVRHAGDNRTGAGDGDDEVVEVDLADLPATISRVVFPVSIHDADGRGQSFGQVTNAFIRVVNLENDVELTRYDLSEDASTETAMVFGELYRHGTEWKFRAVGQGYASGLAGIATDYGVNVG, encoded by the coding sequence ATGGCTGTCAGTCTGTCCAAGGGCGGGAACGTCTCGCTCACCAAGGAAGCCGGAGCCGACGGCCTGCGTCGCGTCTCGGTGGGCCTCGGATGGGACGTCCGCACCACCACCGGGGTCGACTTCGACCTCGACGCCTCAGCACTCGTCTGCGGTGAGAACGGCCGCGTCGTCAACGACGAGCACTTCGTCTTCTACAACAACCTTCAGACGCCGGACGGCCTCGTGCGCCACGCCGGCGACAACCGCACCGGCGCCGGTGACGGTGACGACGAGGTCGTCGAGGTGGACCTCGCCGACCTGCCCGCCACGATCTCCCGCGTGGTCTTCCCGGTCTCGATCCACGACGCCGACGGCCGCGGCCAGAGCTTCGGTCAGGTGACCAACGCGTTCATCCGCGTCGTCAACCTGGAGAACGACGTCGAACTGACCCGCTACGACCTCTCCGAGGACGCCTCCACCGAAACCGCCATGGTCTTCGGCGAGCTGTACCGCCACGGCACCGAGTGGAAGTTCCGGGCCGTCGGCCAGGGCTACGCCTCGGGCCTCGCGGGCATCGCCACCGACTACGGCGTGAACGTGGGCTGA
- a CDS encoding ABC transporter permease, with translation MPAFERAPVTTPDDEAWPSARVAADPAAVRRLKLQRRLALLHPKFWLPFTVLLVALGFAWNAAAEQWPYLLPPLGDVAQVLTEQPGYFAENAGMTLLEAVLGLLIGFVAATSLAVLVSESPLARRAFMPFAVVLNVTPLVAIAPVLVVAFGFGMTPKLVLTSLICFFPILINTSVGLRAVSRQTLQVFASMDASRWEVLRHVRIPGALPYVFAALQIVFPLSVIGAVVAELSASGSASGLGTTITVASSMNRMATVWAAIFVLAVMGALMLLVVTWLEKKVLFWREPDEW, from the coding sequence ATGCCCGCCTTCGAACGCGCACCGGTCACGACCCCCGACGACGAGGCGTGGCCCTCGGCGCGGGTCGCCGCCGACCCGGCTGCCGTACGACGTCTCAAGCTGCAGCGCCGACTGGCACTGCTGCACCCCAAGTTCTGGCTCCCGTTCACGGTGCTGCTGGTCGCTCTCGGCTTCGCCTGGAACGCTGCCGCAGAACAGTGGCCCTACCTGCTGCCGCCGCTCGGCGACGTCGCCCAGGTGCTCACCGAGCAGCCCGGCTACTTCGCCGAGAACGCCGGGATGACGCTCCTCGAAGCGGTCCTGGGGCTGCTGATCGGGTTCGTCGCCGCGACCTCGCTGGCGGTGCTGGTGAGCGAGTCACCGCTGGCCAGGCGGGCCTTCATGCCGTTCGCGGTGGTCCTCAACGTCACCCCGTTGGTCGCGATCGCGCCGGTGCTGGTGGTGGCGTTCGGGTTCGGGATGACGCCCAAGCTGGTGCTGACGTCGTTGATCTGTTTCTTCCCGATCCTGATCAACACCTCGGTGGGTCTGCGTGCGGTGTCGCGGCAGACGTTGCAGGTCTTCGCCTCCATGGACGCCTCGCGCTGGGAGGTGCTGCGCCACGTCCGGATCCCCGGCGCGCTGCCGTACGTCTTCGCGGCCCTGCAGATCGTCTTCCCGCTCTCGGTGATCGGTGCGGTGGTCGCCGAGCTCTCCGCGTCGGGATCGGCGTCGGGCCTGGGCACCACGATCACGGTGGCGTCCTCGATGAACCGGATGGCGACCGTCTGGGCGGCGATCTTCGTGCTCGCCGTGATGGGCGCGCTGATGCTGCTGGTGGTCACCTGGTTGGAGAAGAAGGTGCTGTTCTGGCGCGAGCCGGACGAGTGGTGA
- a CDS encoding TerD family protein: MPVSLSKGGNVSLTKLAPTLANITVGLGWDARTTTGTEFDLDASALVCREDGKVVSDQHFVFYNQTATPDGAVRHSGDVRDGAVDGDDESIEVDLNALGAEVAKIVVAVTIHEGESRGQSFGQVRNAYVRVVNRDNNEELARYDLSEDASLETAMLFGEVYRHGAEWKFRAVGQGYASGLVGIVTDHGVRLG; this comes from the coding sequence ATGCCGGTCTCTCTGTCCAAGGGCGGGAACGTCAGCCTCACCAAGCTCGCTCCGACCCTGGCCAACATCACCGTGGGTCTCGGATGGGACGCCCGCACCACCACGGGCACCGAGTTCGACCTCGACGCCTCCGCCCTGGTGTGCCGCGAGGACGGCAAGGTCGTCTCCGACCAGCACTTCGTCTTCTACAACCAGACCGCGACCCCCGACGGCGCCGTGCGCCACAGTGGCGACGTCCGTGACGGCGCGGTCGACGGTGACGACGAGTCGATCGAGGTCGACCTGAACGCCCTCGGCGCCGAGGTCGCGAAGATCGTCGTCGCCGTCACCATCCACGAGGGCGAGTCCCGCGGCCAGAGCTTCGGCCAGGTCCGCAACGCCTACGTGCGCGTCGTCAACCGCGACAACAACGAGGAGTTGGCCCGCTACGACCTCTCCGAGGACGCCTCCCTGGAGACCGCGATGCTCTTCGGTGAGGTCTACCGCCACGGCGCCGAGTGGAAGTTCCGTGCCGTCGGCCAGGGCTACGCCTCCGGCCTGGTCGGGATCGTCACCGACCACGGCGTCCGCCTCGGCTGA
- a CDS encoding ABC transporter substrate-binding protein: MASRPRTSGLRRTFAALGAVALLGGLAACGSDDEPEAGERGSAISAERCAENEAAGPVTYMSSYYWQASASILEVIAADKLGYFNDLCLDVELQAGTDTIQAAKLVASGKVSVAAISQQDVITNNANGIKVTGVSSYSNAGAEVLITNDDVTELKQLKGTKLGHKGWVPLSLTAMLAENGIDAAKDVEQIKVGYDPTVLTRGQVDSLTGFLSNDVRQLEAAGEKVTVFKPADFGVADSLGGLAVNPEFAEKHPTAVQDFLRAAFKAFQYCAEDAHVDECIELQGEQAGAESDPAHEKGVWTTESKLAAENPLPGKFGSVDLDNVVKMAAQVGTFAGLEVTAEEAKSYFDPSFGDAVVDDSGAVVWPAP; this comes from the coding sequence ATGGCTTCGCGCCCCCGTACGTCCGGCCTGCGCCGCACCTTCGCCGCTCTCGGCGCCGTCGCGCTCCTCGGCGGGCTGGCCGCCTGTGGCTCCGACGACGAGCCGGAGGCCGGCGAACGCGGCTCCGCGATCTCGGCCGAGCGCTGCGCCGAGAACGAGGCAGCCGGCCCGGTCACCTACATGTCGAGCTACTACTGGCAGGCCTCCGCCTCGATCCTCGAGGTCATCGCCGCCGACAAGCTCGGCTACTTCAACGACCTCTGCCTCGACGTCGAGCTGCAGGCCGGCACCGACACCATCCAGGCCGCCAAGCTGGTCGCGTCGGGCAAGGTGTCGGTCGCCGCGATCAGCCAGCAGGACGTCATCACCAACAACGCCAACGGCATCAAGGTCACCGGCGTCTCCTCGTACTCCAACGCGGGTGCGGAGGTGCTGATCACCAACGACGACGTCACCGAGCTGAAGCAGCTCAAGGGCACCAAGCTCGGCCACAAGGGCTGGGTCCCGCTGAGCCTCACCGCGATGCTCGCCGAGAACGGGATCGACGCCGCCAAGGACGTCGAGCAGATCAAGGTCGGCTACGACCCCACCGTCCTGACCCGCGGCCAGGTCGACTCCCTCACCGGCTTCCTCTCCAACGACGTCCGCCAGCTCGAGGCGGCCGGCGAGAAGGTCACCGTCTTCAAGCCCGCCGACTTCGGCGTCGCCGACTCCCTCGGCGGTCTCGCGGTGAACCCGGAGTTCGCCGAGAAGCACCCCACCGCCGTGCAGGACTTCCTGCGCGCCGCGTTCAAGGCGTTCCAGTACTGCGCCGAGGACGCCCATGTCGACGAGTGCATCGAACTCCAGGGCGAGCAGGCCGGCGCCGAGTCCGACCCCGCCCACGAGAAGGGCGTGTGGACCACCGAGTCGAAGCTTGCTGCGGAGAACCCGCTGCCGGGCAAGTTCGGTTCCGTCGACCTCGACAACGTCGTGAAGATGGCCGCTCAGGTCGGCACCTTCGCCGGCCTCGAGGTCACCGCCGAGGAGGCCAAGAGCTACTTCGACCCGTCCTTCGGTGACGCGGTCGTCGATGACTCCGGCGCCGTGGTCTGGCCCGCTCCCTGA
- a CDS encoding phosphoribosyltransferase, with translation MSSAALSPIARWVADRLDITVTEAEPVDGHRFTDLFGFALRRNPKRAHLLVSTVLGKHLPAAPEAVLGSGHTLGERVRDLLGEATSGAVVLGFAETATSLGHCVADSLDATYLHTTRRDVPVPSSVGAFEEGHSHATTHLVLPEDPSLLHGTGPLVLVDDELSTGSTAINFITQLHAYRPRETYVIASLVDVRTAADRARLASFAASLGARVEVVALAAGEVEVADGVLERGQELVAEHAGAAGIPITTPAVPAEGRVVRITAPWPGGVPDGGRHGFTPQHRARLDAALGDVVAPVVSALTEAGVGAGAPVHVLGHEELMYVPLRVADTLAVTTGVHATFSSTTRSPVLPVDDDGYAIRNALVFPSHDDPSDGAGVRFAYNLLGAGASQRFDAVVLVVDDVADTDALHAEGGLVAQLRQVTPVVVVLTVPSWRPGPEPLRGPTFGSYAPDDVAWLLTDLSHAALEAPTEEREEAVQRGGAHYSESLPVEYQPSAQYREAYAKALDLGAARVAAAVGTLAELVLRERAGRVPVLVSLARAGTPVGILLRRWYGRFHDVAPAHHAVSIVRGRGIDVEALRWIAHHHDPADVVFVDGWTGKGAIARELTAALEVANAELGTAFGADLAVLADPGHCTRLFGTRDDFLIPSACLNSTVSGLVSRTVLNRDLIGPGQFHGAKFYADLAAQDVSEEFLTTVESWFDDVRDQAVAQAAALHATDRTPTWAGWAAVEEIAQEWSIGSVNLVKPGVGETTRVLLRRVPWKVLVSPTAGDDLAHVRALAAERGVEVLPVEGLPYACVGLIHPLHTPGATGADGRAVQPS, from the coding sequence TTGTCGTCTGCTGCGTTGTCGCCGATCGCCCGATGGGTCGCGGACCGTCTCGACATCACCGTCACGGAGGCCGAGCCCGTCGACGGACACCGTTTCACCGACCTCTTCGGGTTCGCGCTGCGTCGCAACCCCAAGCGCGCGCACCTGCTGGTCTCGACCGTGCTGGGCAAGCACCTGCCGGCCGCTCCGGAGGCGGTCCTGGGCAGCGGCCACACCCTCGGGGAGCGGGTCCGGGACCTGCTCGGTGAGGCGACGTCGGGCGCCGTCGTCCTCGGTTTCGCGGAGACGGCGACCAGCCTGGGGCACTGCGTCGCCGACAGCCTGGACGCCACCTACCTGCACACCACGCGCCGCGACGTGCCGGTGCCCAGCAGCGTGGGGGCCTTCGAGGAGGGCCACAGCCATGCCACCACGCACCTCGTGCTGCCCGAGGACCCGTCGCTGCTGCACGGCACCGGGCCGCTGGTGCTGGTCGACGACGAGCTCTCCACCGGCTCCACGGCGATCAACTTCATCACCCAGTTGCACGCCTACCGTCCGCGCGAGACCTACGTGATCGCCTCCCTCGTGGACGTCCGGACCGCCGCGGACCGGGCCCGTCTGGCGTCCTTCGCCGCCTCGCTGGGGGCACGCGTCGAGGTGGTCGCGCTGGCCGCCGGCGAGGTCGAGGTCGCCGACGGCGTCCTGGAACGCGGCCAGGAACTCGTCGCCGAGCACGCCGGCGCCGCCGGGATCCCGATCACCACACCTGCCGTCCCTGCCGAGGGTCGCGTCGTGCGGATCACCGCACCGTGGCCCGGGGGAGTCCCCGACGGTGGCCGGCACGGCTTCACGCCCCAGCACCGGGCCCGTCTGGACGCTGCCCTGGGCGACGTGGTCGCACCGGTCGTCTCCGCGCTCACCGAGGCCGGCGTCGGGGCAGGTGCTCCGGTCCACGTCCTGGGCCACGAGGAGTTGATGTACGTCCCGCTGCGGGTCGCCGACACGCTCGCCGTCACCACCGGGGTGCACGCCACGTTCTCCTCCACGACGCGTTCACCGGTGCTGCCGGTCGACGACGACGGGTACGCGATCCGCAACGCTCTCGTCTTCCCGTCCCATGACGACCCGTCCGACGGTGCTGGCGTGCGCTTCGCCTACAACCTGCTCGGCGCCGGTGCCTCCCAGCGCTTCGACGCTGTGGTGCTGGTGGTCGACGACGTCGCCGACACCGACGCCCTGCACGCCGAGGGTGGTCTCGTGGCGCAGCTGCGTCAGGTGACGCCGGTGGTCGTCGTCCTCACCGTCCCGTCGTGGCGTCCCGGCCCGGAGCCGTTGCGCGGCCCGACGTTCGGTTCCTACGCCCCGGACGACGTCGCGTGGCTGCTCACCGACCTCTCCCATGCTGCGCTGGAGGCTCCCACCGAGGAACGCGAGGAGGCCGTCCAACGCGGCGGCGCCCACTACTCGGAGTCGCTGCCGGTGGAGTACCAGCCCAGCGCGCAGTACCGCGAGGCCTACGCCAAGGCACTCGACCTCGGCGCCGCCAGGGTCGCCGCGGCGGTCGGCACCCTGGCCGAACTGGTGCTCCGTGAGCGTGCCGGCCGGGTGCCGGTGCTGGTCTCGTTGGCCCGCGCCGGGACCCCGGTCGGGATCCTGCTGCGCCGTTGGTACGGCCGGTTCCACGACGTCGCACCGGCCCACCACGCGGTCTCGATCGTGCGGGGGCGCGGCATCGACGTCGAGGCGTTGCGCTGGATCGCACACCACCACGACCCGGCCGACGTCGTCTTCGTCGACGGCTGGACCGGCAAGGGGGCGATCGCCCGCGAACTGACCGCTGCGCTGGAGGTCGCCAACGCCGAGCTCGGCACCGCGTTCGGCGCGGACCTCGCGGTGCTCGCCGACCCCGGCCACTGCACTCGCCTCTTCGGCACCCGTGACGACTTCCTCATCCCCTCGGCCTGCCTCAACTCGACCGTCTCGGGGCTGGTCTCGCGGACCGTGCTCAACCGCGACCTGATCGGTCCGGGCCAGTTCCACGGCGCGAAGTTCTACGCCGACCTCGCTGCCCAGGACGTCTCCGAGGAGTTCCTGACGACGGTCGAGTCCTGGTTCGACGACGTCCGGGACCAAGCCGTCGCCCAGGCCGCCGCGCTGCACGCCACCGACCGCACGCCCACGTGGGCGGGCTGGGCCGCGGTCGAGGAGATCGCACAGGAGTGGAGCATCGGCTCGGTCAACCTCGTGAAGCCCGGCGTCGGGGAGACCACTCGGGTGCTGCTGCGTCGTGTCCCGTGGAAGGTGCTCGTGAGCCCCACCGCCGGTGACGACCTCGCGCACGTGCGGGCCCTGGCCGCCGAACGCGGCGTCGAGGTGCTGCCGGTGGAGGGACTGCCGTACGCCTGCGTCGGGCTGATCCATCCACTGCACACCCCCGGTGCCACCGGTGCGGACGGCCGAGCGGTGCAGCCGTCGTGA
- a CDS encoding TerD family protein, producing the protein MSVSLAKGQSVSLKKNDGGTLTHVRMGLGWDAVKKKGFFGGVKSQSIDLDASAVMYDAAGNVLDQVWFNQLKSKDGTVLHSGDNLTGDGDGDDESVTVFLDRVSPSVAQIVFVVNSFTGQNFSQIENAFCRLVDETTRQEIARYDLTGSGTHNAQIMSKVSRDGAGWSMTAIGAIANGRTFQQLLPAITPYL; encoded by the coding sequence ATGTCCGTCTCCCTCGCCAAGGGCCAGTCCGTCTCGTTGAAGAAGAACGACGGCGGCACCCTCACCCACGTCCGCATGGGCCTGGGGTGGGACGCCGTCAAGAAGAAGGGGTTCTTCGGCGGCGTGAAGTCCCAGTCGATCGACCTCGACGCCTCCGCCGTCATGTACGACGCCGCGGGCAACGTCCTCGACCAGGTCTGGTTCAACCAGCTGAAGAGCAAGGACGGCACCGTCCTGCACAGCGGTGACAACCTCACCGGTGACGGTGACGGCGACGACGAGTCCGTGACCGTCTTCCTCGACCGCGTCTCGCCGTCGGTGGCGCAGATCGTGTTCGTCGTGAACTCGTTCACCGGCCAGAACTTCTCCCAGATCGAGAACGCCTTCTGCCGTCTGGTCGACGAGACCACCCGCCAGGAGATCGCGCGCTACGACCTCACCGGTTCGGGCACCCACAACGCCCAGATCATGTCGAAGGTCTCGCGCGACGGCGCTGGCTGGTCGATGACCGCGATCGGTGCGATCGCCAACGGCCGCACGTTCCAGCAGCTGCTGCCGGCGATCACGCCGTACCTCTGA